In Luteitalea sp., the DNA window CGTTCCCCTCCGCCGCCGGCAAGATCCTTCTGGAATCCGAAGGCTTCGAGATCCTCTTCCGCCGGTTCGAGCTGCAGCCGCTCCGGCGGAGGCCCTGAATGGATCGCGGCCGGCCGCGACGCGCTTCATCGCACCTTGACTTCGACGGAGCCGATGTATCACATTAGATGCCTCTTTATATTGCGGTACACAAGAAAGCTCCCAGCCCACTCGATCGGCCGGCGTACTGACATCGAAAGGATCGCGGACTATGAAGGGCTCCAACTCGACCAGACTCGCGTCGCTCTCCCGTCGTGATTTCCTCCGATCGTCGAGCGCCGCCGTCGTGACCGGCGCGCTCGCCAGCGCTAATCCGCCATCGGCGCGGGCGCAGGAAAGAAGCGACCTGCTGCGCGTCGGCCTCATCGGATGCGGCGGCCGCGGCATCGGCGCCGCGATGCAGGCGCTGGCGGCCGATCCGAACGTGAAGCTCACCGCCATGGGCGACGCCTTCGAGGACCGCCTGGAGCAGAGCCTGCGCCTCCTGCAGGGTAAGAGCGCCGCCGACAAGATCGATGTGCCGCCGGAGAGGCGGTTCGTCGGGTTCGATGCCTACCAGCGCGTCATCGACAGCGGCGTGGACGTCGTGCTGCTCGCCGAGCCGCCTCACTTCCGTCCGAGGCACCTGAAGGCGGCCATCGATGCCGGCAAGCACGTCTTCGCCGAGAAGCCGGTCGCCGTGGACGCTCCAGGCGTGCACGCCGTGCGCGCCATCTGCGAGGAGGCCAAGAAGAAGCACCTGTCGGTCGTCTCGGGGCTCTGCCTGCGCTCGTCGTACGGATTCCGGGAGACCGTCAAGCGAATCCACGACGGCGCCATCGGCGAGATCCGCGCGCTCCAGGCGAACGACTATCGCGGCCCCATCTGGGTCAAGCCGCGCGAGGCCGGCTGGAGCGACATGGAATGGCAGATGCGCAACTGGTACTACTTCACCTGGCTCTCCGGAGATTTCAACGTCGAGCAGCACGTGCATTATCTGGACGTCTGCGCCTGGCTCATGAACGGTGAGTATCCGGTCAGCGCGATCGGGATGGGCGGCCGCCAGGCCCGTACGGGGGCCGAGTACGGCAATATCTACGACCACCACTCGGTGATCTACGAATACGCCAACGGCGCCAAGCTGTTCTCCAACTGCCGGCAGCAGGAGGGCTGCCGCAACGAGATCAGTTGTTATGCCCTGGGCTCGAAGGGGACGGCCGAGGTCTCGGAGCAGAGGCTGACGATCGACGCCGGGAAGCGCTGGGTCTACGAGGGGAAGAAGAACAACATCTACCAGACCGAGCACGACGAGCTCTTCGCCAGCATCCGCAGCGGCACGCCCATCAACAACGGCGACTACATGGCCAAGAGCACGCTGCTCGCCATCATGGGCCGCATGGCCACGTATACGGGCCAGCTGGTCACCTGGGAACAGGCCATGAGCTCGCAGGAGGATCTCACGCCGGCGAAGTACGAGTGGAGCGACATCCCCACGCCGTCAGTGGCGATCCCCGGCGTCACCGCGCTCTCATGAGCGCGCTGCGGCCGCGAGCGCGCCGGCCGCGTCGAGCTCGGCGAGCGCGACGGGACGCCCTTCCGCGGCCGACAGGTCCGCCGCGAAGACCACTTTGTGGGTTCTCGCCGCCGTGTTGAAGTCGCTCGTGACCTGTCCAGCGCCGAGCTTACCAGAGAACCTTGAGACCGAGCTGAATCTCCCGACCGGCGCCGGCCGTCGTGATCTGCCCGAAGCGCGCGGAGCTCAGGCCCGTGTCAGGATTGCCGAAGTTCGGCCGGTTGAACAGATTGAAGAATTCGGCGCGAACCTGGAGGCGGGCGCCCGGCGTGAGCGGCAGGGGGAGATCCTTCAGGATCGCCAGGTCGACGATCGCGCTTCCCGGTCCGCTGAGCAGCCCCTTTCCGGCGTTCCCGTACGTTCCGATGTCAGGCATCGCGAACGCCGCGGTGTCGAAGTACTCGGTGATCTGGTCGTGCCGCGAGCCGTGCTCCCGCGCCGGATTCGCGAGCGCCATGGGATGCTGGTCGCTGACCCCGTCCAGCGCGCGATCCTCTCCCGTGAAGAACTCCAGCGGGCTCCCGGTGGCGAGCCGCACGATCGGCCCGAGCTGCCAGCCGGCGAAGATCGTATCGGCGAACCCGCTGAAGGTCCCGAGCTCGATGGGCGTCCAGAGCGCGGAGATCGTGGCGACGTGGCGGCGATCGAACTCTGCGAGCCCCTGCTCCGACTCCGCCAGCAGGAATGGGTTTGGCGTGTCGCCGCCCAGCGTGAAGGTGGAGTTCTGGTCGATCGCTTTGGAGAACGTGTACGACCCCAGGATCGACAGTCCGTCGCGCAGGCGGCGATTCACCTGCACCTCCAGGCCGTGGTACCACGAGTCGAACATGCTCCTCAGCATCAGGTTGCCGGAGGTCCCGTAGATGCCCGGACTGTGAAGCGCGCGCTCGTCGACGTTCTCGAGCGTCGACAGCGGATTGCCATCCTCGTCGGTGCCGGGAATGAAGATGGCGGGGTTCCACGGCACGAAGGCCTGCTGCTTCTTCCCGATCTTGCCGATGTAGTCGATCGAGATGCCGAGGTCCTCGGTCAGTTGACGTTGGATGCCCACGTTCCAGTGGTAGAAGTACGGCGTGCGCAGCTCGAGATCGGTGAAGAGTCCGGTGACGGGACGGCTGAAGATGCCCTGAGACGGGTCCGGCTGGACGTCGGACGGCGGCAGGGGCCCGGACGCGCCCGCGTTGGGCGCTCCCAATCGGCCGTTGACCAGCGTGCGCGTGCTCGAGAACGGCGGGTTCACCTGCGCGAGCGTGTCGGCATTGCCGGTGTCGTAGAAGACGCCGCCCCCGGCGCGCAGGCTGGTCGTCCCATCGCCGAAGACGTCCCACGCCAGACCGAGGCGCGGAGCGAAGTTGTTCTTGTCCGCCTCCACCAGTCCCGCCGGCAGATCGTAGTTGGCGAAGAGGTACCCCGGCGGCACATTCGGTATGGGAGCGGACGTCTGGTGATCCGCGATCGGGAACGCGACCGTCGACAGCGCCAGCTCGCGTTTGTCGTTCCAGGGCGACGGCAGCTCGTAGCGCATTCCCAGGGTGAGCGTCAGCCGCGGATGCGCGCGCCACTCGTCCTGAAAGTAGAAGCTCCAGTGCCAGGGCTGAACGGTATCGTTCTGGCGAAGACCGAAGCTGACGTTCGCCTCGCGCCACGCGCCCATCATGAAGTCGAGCATCGGGTCGCCCGAGCGCGCACCGTTGAAGGTGAACGACGGCGGCGACAGCCATCCCTGGAAGAACGTCAGCCGATAGAGCTCGCCCCCGAACTTGAGCGTGTGGCTGCCTTTGATCCAGGTGAGCTTCTCCGCGATGCTGTAGGCGTCCGACCTGTTGGTGAAGCCGTTGTCGGAGCTCAGCGAGAAGTGGCCCGACACCGAGAACTGCGGCGAGCCCTGGGGATGGTAGTTTGGAAAGTCCATCCCGATCGCGTCGAAGCCGCGATCGACCAGCGGATCGTTCGCCTGCGTCGTGCGCGTGAAGCCGACGGTCGTCTCGGCGAGCAGGTTCGGCTTAATCGTGTAGAGGTGGTTCACGCCGACATTCCAGATGTCCGCGTCGCTCGCATACGCGCCCCATTCGGGAATGTTCCCCGCCAGTCGGGTGGGCCGCTCGTTCCTGTTCCAGTAGAGATGCCAGAACACGCTCTGGCGCTCGTTCACCTGAACGTCGTTCCTCAACAGCACGAGGTTGTTGTCGTTCGGGTTGGGATTGTTCGTGACCAGACGGCCGTCGGGCGTGTTGGGCAGCGGCAGCGTCTCGAGCCGCGCGACGCTGACGGGATCGAAGAGCGCCGGGTCGATCCGGTTGTTCGGGAGCGGGTCGCCGGTGAACGGGTTCACCAGCTGCGCCGTCCGGTCGGAGAAGTTCCCTGCCCGCTCGGCCGCTGTGGGCGGAAAGGCATCGGTAGACGAGGGCTCCGGCCGATCGCGGAACCCCTCATAGGCGCCGAACAGGAAGACCTTGCCGGGCACGATGGGGCCGCCCGCGGCGAATCCGAACTGATTCTGCGTCCGCTCCGGCTTGGTCGTGTCGAAAAAGCTCCTGGCGTTCAACCCGTCGTTGCGATGGAACTCCCAGATCGATCCGTGGAACTCGTTGGTCCCCCGGCGGCTGACGACGCTGACCGTCGCGCCGGCATTGCGCCCGTCGGCCGCGCCGAAGTTGTTGGTCTTGATGCGGAACTCCCGAACGGCGTCCGGCGGAGGCGGATTCAGCCCGGTGTTCCTGGACGGATTGTTGAAGTACGTGCCGTTCAGCGTGAAGAAGTTCTGATTGGCGCGGCCGCCGTGGACCGTCAGCCGCGGGCCGCCGCGGGTGTCTTCCTGGATCTGCGGGGCGTGTACCGTCGAGACGCCGGGGAGCAGCTTGGCGAACTCGATGACGTTGCGCCCGCTCAGTGGAAGGTCGGTCATGCGCTTGTCGTCGACGAGACCGGAGATCTCCGCCGTGCGCGTGTCGACGACGGATCCTCTGCCCTCCACCGTGACGGAGTCGGACAGCTCGCCCACGTCCAGCGTCGCGTCCACGCGAACCGTCTGTCCCACGGACACCTCGACGCCGCGCTGTTCGTAGCGCCTGAATCCGGACAATTCGGCAACGATGACGTACGTGCCCGGCGGAAGGGCGTCGAATCGGTAGTAGCCCTGCTCACCGGTGACGGCATGCCGGACGAGTCCCGTCTCGGCCTCCGACGCCGTGACGCTCACACCCGGAATCGATGCCTGGGTCGTGTCCGTCACCGTCCCGTGAACCCCACCCGTGACCGTCTGAGCGGGTGCGTATGGCGGCACGGCAACGGCACACGTCAGAACAATGACAACGCTGACAATTGCACGCACGAGGCCCCCCCTGGCAAACTTTCATGTACACCGCAATATTATGGCCGTGAAAAACTAACAAACGCGCTGGGGGAAGTCAATACAGCCGCGCCAGCCCCAGCCCGGCGCAGCCGTGTGCGGTCATCTTGCCAGATCACGACACCGCGCTCGGGCCGACCGCTCGGGGCACGCGTCAGACGCACGCGACAACGCACGCGTCAGACGCTTGACGCCTCCCGGGCAATGCCCTAGGCTTTCTTGCATTATCAACGAAAGCGCATGCATGCATCCCCCGTCGAAGAGACAGCAGATCCTGCGGCCGAACGAGATCCGCCGGAACAACCGGGCGGTCGTCCTGCGCATGCTCCGGCAGTCGGGCCGGCTTTCGCGGGCCGAGATCGCGCGCGGCAGCGGCCTTTCCGAGGGCACGATCTCGCGTATCGTCGCCGATCTGATCGCAGACTCGCTGGTCGTCGAGGACGGCGCCGAGAACTCGACCGGCGGCCGTCCCGGAACCTGTCTGCAGCTCGCGCAGGACCGCTTCGGGATCGGCGTCAACATCGAGACGTGGGAAACGCGCTTCTCGGTCGCCAACCTGCGCGGCCGCATCGTCGAGAGCAAGGCCGTGCGGACGCCGCCGGCCCCCGACCGGACGCTGGAGGTGATCGCGGCGCAGTTTCGTGCCTATCAGGCGCAATACGGCGCCGACCGGCTCGAGGGCCTGGGCGTGACGGCGCGAGGCATCGTCGACAGCCACTCGGGCGTCGTCAAGATGGGCAACGATCCGCGCTGGCGGCGCGTTCCAGTGCGCGAGCCCCTGCAGCGCAAGCTCGGCGTTCGGGTGGACGTGGAGAACAACGCGCGCGCCGCCGCCGTGGCCGAGTATCACTACACGAACCCCGACCTGCACAACTGCCGCTGCGTGCTGTTCGTCATGGTCACCGAGGGGTTCGGCGTCGGCATCATCCTCGACGGAAGACTCTACACGGGGCCGCACATGGCGGCCGGCGAGTTCGGCCAGATGGTCGTCGCCGACGTCGGCGACTCCGAGCCTCACGATCGGCGCGGATGCCTGGAGCAGCTCGTCTCGAACCAGGCCATCTGCGCCCGCTACGCGGCGCTCACCTCCGACACCGCAGCCAACACTTCCGGCGATAGCTCCGCGCGTGTGCGTAGGATCTGTCAAGCGGCCATCAACGGCGATCCCCAGGCGCACGAGGCGCTGCGCGAGACGGCTCGCTACCTCGGTCTGGGCATCGCGAATCTCATGTGGGGCCTGGACCCCGACGCCGTGATCCTCTGGTCGACGATGGACCTGGTCTGGCCGATACTCCTGCCGCTCATCCAGCAGCAGCTCCCGGATCTCGGCCACGGACCGAGCTTCCGGAGCGTGCAGATCCGCCTTTCGATGCTGGGCGAACAGTGCGCGGCCGTTGGCGCAGCGACCCTTCCGTTCAGTTCCTTGTTCAACGCCGGTGAGAGCGCCCGAACGCCTGGCGCGGCGGTGAGGCCAATAGAGCGTCAGGACCGCAGGACGCACGCACGGAGCCACCGGCTGTCGACGGGCGGCTCTCGCCCCTGAGGATGGTCGACGCCAGACGACAGGGCGGCGGGTG includes these proteins:
- a CDS encoding twin-arginine translocation signal domain-containing protein; this encodes MKGSNSTRLASLSRRDFLRSSSAAVVTGALASANPPSARAQERSDLLRVGLIGCGGRGIGAAMQALAADPNVKLTAMGDAFEDRLEQSLRLLQGKSAADKIDVPPERRFVGFDAYQRVIDSGVDVVLLAEPPHFRPRHLKAAIDAGKHVFAEKPVAVDAPGVHAVRAICEEAKKKHLSVVSGLCLRSSYGFRETVKRIHDGAIGEIRALQANDYRGPIWVKPREAGWSDMEWQMRNWYYFTWLSGDFNVEQHVHYLDVCAWLMNGEYPVSAIGMGGRQARTGAEYGNIYDHHSVIYEYANGAKLFSNCRQQEGCRNEISCYALGSKGTAEVSEQRLTIDAGKRWVYEGKKNNIYQTEHDELFASIRSGTPINNGDYMAKSTLLAIMGRMATYTGQLVTWEQAMSSQEDLTPAKYEWSDIPTPSVAIPGVTALS
- a CDS encoding TonB-dependent receptor plug domain-containing protein: MRAIVSVVIVLTCAVAVPPYAPAQTVTGGVHGTVTDTTQASIPGVSVTASEAETGLVRHAVTGEQGYYRFDALPPGTYVIVAELSGFRRYEQRGVEVSVGQTVRVDATLDVGELSDSVTVEGRGSVVDTRTAEISGLVDDKRMTDLPLSGRNVIEFAKLLPGVSTVHAPQIQEDTRGGPRLTVHGGRANQNFFTLNGTYFNNPSRNTGLNPPPPDAVREFRIKTNNFGAADGRNAGATVSVVSRRGTNEFHGSIWEFHRNDGLNARSFFDTTKPERTQNQFGFAAGGPIVPGKVFLFGAYEGFRDRPEPSSTDAFPPTAAERAGNFSDRTAQLVNPFTGDPLPNNRIDPALFDPVSVARLETLPLPNTPDGRLVTNNPNPNDNNLVLLRNDVQVNERQSVFWHLYWNRNERPTRLAGNIPEWGAYASDADIWNVGVNHLYTIKPNLLAETTVGFTRTTQANDPLVDRGFDAIGMDFPNYHPQGSPQFSVSGHFSLSSDNGFTNRSDAYSIAEKLTWIKGSHTLKFGGELYRLTFFQGWLSPPSFTFNGARSGDPMLDFMMGAWREANVSFGLRQNDTVQPWHWSFYFQDEWRAHPRLTLTLGMRYELPSPWNDKRELALSTVAFPIADHQTSAPIPNVPPGYLFANYDLPAGLVEADKNNFAPRLGLAWDVFGDGTTSLRAGGGVFYDTGNADTLAQVNPPFSSTRTLVNGRLGAPNAGASGPLPPSDVQPDPSQGIFSRPVTGLFTDLELRTPYFYHWNVGIQRQLTEDLGISIDYIGKIGKKQQAFVPWNPAIFIPGTDEDGNPLSTLENVDERALHSPGIYGTSGNLMLRSMFDSWYHGLEVQVNRRLRDGLSILGSYTFSKAIDQNSTFTLGGDTPNPFLLAESEQGLAEFDRRHVATISALWTPIELGTFSGFADTIFAGWQLGPIVRLATGSPLEFFTGEDRALDGVSDQHPMALANPAREHGSRHDQITEYFDTAAFAMPDIGTYGNAGKGLLSGPGSAIVDLAILKDLPLPLTPGARLQVRAEFFNLFNRPNFGNPDTGLSSARFGQITTAGAGREIQLGLKVLW
- a CDS encoding ROK family protein, with product MHPPSKRQQILRPNEIRRNNRAVVLRMLRQSGRLSRAEIARGSGLSEGTISRIVADLIADSLVVEDGAENSTGGRPGTCLQLAQDRFGIGVNIETWETRFSVANLRGRIVESKAVRTPPAPDRTLEVIAAQFRAYQAQYGADRLEGLGVTARGIVDSHSGVVKMGNDPRWRRVPVREPLQRKLGVRVDVENNARAAAVAEYHYTNPDLHNCRCVLFVMVTEGFGVGIILDGRLYTGPHMAAGEFGQMVVADVGDSEPHDRRGCLEQLVSNQAICARYAALTSDTAANTSGDSSARVRRICQAAINGDPQAHEALRETARYLGLGIANLMWGLDPDAVILWSTMDLVWPILLPLIQQQLPDLGHGPSFRSVQIRLSMLGEQCAAVGAATLPFSSLFNAGESARTPGAAVRPIERQDRRTHARSHRLSTGGSRP